CCTGGCGATGAAGGGGTGTCCGGCGCGCCGTCCGACCGAGCTGTATGCCGCGCCCGCAGCGCCGGGTGCAGCACCGATCCCTCGGCTGCGGGCTCCGGCTCCGCGTGACCACCGGTGTGGCCCTGCGACTGGTAGTTGTCGCCGGCGAGCACCCAGGTGTCCTTGGAGCCGCCGCCCTGACTGGAGTTGACGATGAGTTCGCCCTCGGGAAGCGCGACACGGGTGAGACCGCCGGGCAGCACCCAGACCTTGTCGCCGTCGTTGATCGCGAAGGGCCGCAGGTCGACGTGACGCGGCGCCATACGCCCGTTGATGAAGGTCGGGACAGTCGACAGCTGCACGACCGGCTGCGCGATCCAGCCGCGCGGATCGGCGAGCAGCCTGGCGCGCAACTCGTCCAGTTGCTGCCGAGTTGCCCTGGGACCTATGACGATTCCCTTGCCGCCGGCACCGTCGACCGGTTTGACCACAAGTTCGTCGAGACGGTCGAGCACCTCGGCGCGGTGCTGGGGATCCTCCAGGCGCCACGTGTCGACGTTGGGCAGGATCGGCTCCTGACCGAGGTAGTAGCGGATCAGATCGGGAACGTAGGTGTAGACGAGTTTGTCGTCAGCGACACCGTTGCCGACGGCGTTGGCGATGGTGACATTGCCGGCCCGCGCAGCATTGAGCAGGCCAGGCACGCCGAGCATCGAATCGCGCCTGAAATGAACGGGATCCAGGAAATCGTCGTCGACCCGGCGATAGATCACGTCCACGGGATGCAGCCCGTGGGTGGTGCGCACCATGACCCGGCCGGCCTGGGCGATGAGGTCGCGGCCTTCGACGAGACGCACGCCCATGAGGCGGGCGAGGAGAGTGTGCTCGAAGTACGCCGCGTTGTAGGCACCGGGGGTCAGCACCACGACCGTCGGGTCGGTCACACCGCTGGGTGCGCATGCGCGAAGCGCGGAGAGCAGCTTGTTGGGATACTGCGAGACGGGCCGAATCCGGTGGTGCGCAAAGACTTCCGGCAGCGCGGCCGACATGGCACGCCGGTTGGTCATGACGTAGGACACGCCGGACGGGATGCGCACGTTGTCCTCGAGCACGCGGAAGGTGCCGGCCGCGTCGCGGATGAGGTCGATGC
The window above is part of the Rudaeicoccus suwonensis genome. Proteins encoded here:
- a CDS encoding circularly permuted type 2 ATP-grasp protein, coding for MSQLFDGYAPRPSTYDEMFDGGTARSGYLGVRRQMERLAPEEMSARSDYLSSTYLDQGVTFDIGGEERPFPLDIVPRLIEGDTWSTVESGVRQRVRALEAFLADIYGEGQVFNDRVIPRGVVTSSPHFLRVAKGIQPPGQVRVHVAGIDLIRDAAGTFRVLEDNVRIPSGVSYVMTNRRAMSAALPEVFAHHRIRPVSQYPNKLLSALRACAPSGVTDPTVVVLTPGAYNAAYFEHTLLARLMGVRLVEGRDLIAQAGRVMVRTTHGLHPVDVIYRRVDDDFLDPVHFRRDSMLGVPGLLNAARAGNVTIANAVGNGVADDKLVYTYVPDLIRYYLGQEPILPNVDTWRLEDPQHRAEVLDRLDELVVKPVDGAGGKGIVIGPRATRQQLDELRARLLADPRGWIAQPVVQLSTVPTFINGRMAPRHVDLRPFAINDGDKVWVLPGGLTRVALPEGELIVNSSQGGGSKDTWVLAGDNYQSQGHTGGHAEPEPAAEGSVLHPALRARHTARSDGAPDTPSSPGMSQTLGGMTQTLGTTAPSTGGAL